In a single window of the Platichthys flesus chromosome 5, fPlaFle2.1, whole genome shotgun sequence genome:
- the ears2 gene encoding probable glutamate--tRNA ligase, mitochondrial, giving the protein MSVLLLRSCRWCRPNRVEVVEGLVGGSPRRLRGPGKLRLDVAARRCCSSAQAPVQGEVRVRFAPSPTGFLHLGGLRTALYNYIFAKKYAGAFILRLEDTDQSRLVPGAAESIEDMLEWAGVPPDESPRRGGPLGPYLQSQRLDLYSQTAQELLQSGDAYHCFCSPQRLELLRKEALRSGQTPRYDNRCRHLRADQVQEKLDQGTSHVIRFRLEAGVEPFQDLIFGWNRHEVAQVEGDPVVIKADGFPTYHLANIVDDHHMKISHVLRGSEWLISTSKHLLMYRALGWKPPAFGHLPLLMNKDGSKLSKRQGDIFIQSYQRDGVLPDALLDITTNCGSGFNTNRMGRRIDELISEFNPSKITTHSALLDLEKLPEFNRIHLQQRIEDEDQCSLLIKDLQEKIQQTYTTEIQEQDVLHQDYIRRVLQLRKGHITSLQELVSPSYSYLWVRPSFTSQQVAALTAEAPHVASLMLKLLEERGEQLTLDQLSKDLKRLSKQTKATKYRDVMKLLRLALSGLQQGPSVAEMMASLGPAEIRHRFQKLLLLSETS; this is encoded by the exons ATGTCGGTTCTGCTGCTGAGGTCGTGTCGGTGGTGTCGCCCGAAccgggtggaggtggtggaggggctggtGGGTGGGAGTCCCAGGAGGCTCCGGGGTCCCGGGAAACTGCGGCTGGACGTGGCCGCGAGAAGATGCTGCTCCTCGGCTCAGGCTCCGGTTCAGGGGGAGGTGCGGGTCCGGTTTGCCCCCAGTCCCACAG GCTTCTTGCACCTTGGAGGTCTCCGAACCGCTCTCTACAACTACATCTTCGCAAAGAAATACGCAGGAGCCTTCATCCTGCGCCTGGAGGACACGGACCAGAGCCGACTGGTCCCGGGAGCAGCTGAGTCCATAGAGGACATGCTGGAGTGGGCTG GTGTTCCTCCAGATGAGAGTCCTCGTCGAGGTGGGCCGCTCGGTCCTTATCTGCAGTCTCAGCGATTGGACCTGTACAGTCAAACGGCCCAGGAGCTCCTGCAGAGCGGTGACGCCTACCACTGCTTCTGCAGCCCTCAGAgactggagctgctgaggaaaGAGGCTCTGAGGAGCGGACAGACGCCACG GTACGACAACAGGTGCCGTCACCTCCGGGCCGACCAGGTCCAGGAGAAGCTGGATCAGGGGACGTCGCATGTGATCAGGTTTCGTCTGGAAGCCGGCGTGGAGCCTTTTCAGGATCTGATCTTTGGATGGAATCGTCATGAAGTGGCTCAG GTGGAGGGGGACCCTGTGGTGATCAAAGCCGACGGGTTTCCCACCTATCACCTGGCGAACATCGTAGATGATCATCACATGAAGATCAGCCACGTCCTGCGAGGCTCCGAGTGGCTCATCTCCACCTCCAAACATCTCCTCATGTACCGAGCGCTCGGATGGAAACCGCCCGCCTTTGGACATCTGCCGCTCCTGATGAACAAAGACGGCAGCAAACTGTCCAAGAGGCAGGGGGACATCTTCATCCAGAGCTACCAGAGGGACGGGGTCCTGCCGGACGCTCTACTGGATATCACCACCAACTGTGGCTCTGGATTCAaca CCAATCGAATGGGGCGGAGGATAGACGAGCTGATCTCCGAGTTCAATCCCTCAAAGATCACAACTCATTCTGCTCTGTTAGACCTGGAGAAACTCCCCGAGTTCAACAG AATCCACCTGCAGCAGCGAATTGAAGACGAGGATCAGTGCTCGTTGCTGATTAAAGATCTGCAGGAGAAAATCCAGCAGACGTACACGACAGAGATCCAGGAGCAAGACGTCCTGCACCAGGATTACATCAGACGGGTGCTGCAGCTGCGTAAG ggTCACATAACCTCCCTGCAGGAGCTTGTGAGTCCTAGTTATTCGTACCTGTGGGTCCGGCCTTCTTTCAccagccagcaggtggcagcactCACAGCAGAAGCCCCACACGTTGCCTCCTTGATGCTGAA ATTACTAGAAGAGCGAGGGGAGCAgctgactctggatcagctcAGTAAAGATCTGAAGCGTTTGTCCAAACAGACCAAAGCAACAAAGTACAGAGACGTGATGAAGCTCCTGCGTCTGGCTCTCAGTGGACTGCAG CAAGGTCCCAGCGTGGCGGAGATGATGGCGTCTTTGGGGCCTGCGGAGATCAGACATCGCTTccagaaactgctgctgctctcagagaCGAGTTAA